One part of the Ovis canadensis isolate MfBH-ARS-UI-01 breed Bighorn chromosome 8, ARS-UI_OviCan_v2, whole genome shotgun sequence genome encodes these proteins:
- the SFT2D1 gene encoding vesicle transport protein SFT2A isoform X1, with amino-acid sequence MEKLRRVLSGQDDEEQGLTAQVLDASTLSFNTRLKWFAICFVSGIFFSILGTGLLWLPGGIKLFAVFYTFGNIAALASTCFLMGPVKQLKKMFETTRLLATVIMLLCFVLTLCAALWWHKKGLAVLFCILQFLSMTCRVQGWAAPRARYSLSYIPYARDAVIKCCSSLLS; translated from the exons ATGGAGAAGCTGCGGCGGGTCCTAAGTGGCCAGGACGACGAGGAGCAGGGCCTGACCGCGCAG GTGCTTGATGCCTCGACGCTTAGTTTCAACACCaggctgaagtggtttgccatatgCTTCGTCAGTGGCATCTTCTTCTCCATCCTT GGAACTGGATTGCTGTGGCTCCCTGGAGGCATAAAGCTTTTTGCAGTGTTTTATACCTTTGGAAATATTGCTGCATTAGCCAG TACATGCTTTTTAATGGGACCCGTGAAACAACTGAAGAAAATGTTTGAAACAACGAGATTGCTTGCAACAGTTATTATGCTT CTGTGTTTCGTGCTCACCCTGTGCGCTGCCCTTTGG TGGCATAAGAAGGGGCTGGCCGTGCTGTTCTGCATCTTGCAGTTCCTCTCGATGACCTG CCGCGTTCAGGGCTGGGCGGCACCGAGGGCCCG GTATAGTCTGTCATACATCCCATACGCGAG ggatGCAGTAATTAAGTGCTGTTCTTCTCTCCTGAGCTGA
- the SFT2D1 gene encoding vesicle transport protein SFT2A isoform X2, which produces MEKLRRVLSGQDDEEQGLTAQVLDASTLSFNTRLKWFAICFVSGIFFSILGTGLLWLPGGIKLFAVFYTFGNIAALASTCFLMGPVKQLKKMFETTRLLATVIMLLCFVLTLCAALWWHKKGLAVLFCILQFLSMTWYSLSYIPYARDAVIKCCSSLLS; this is translated from the exons ATGGAGAAGCTGCGGCGGGTCCTAAGTGGCCAGGACGACGAGGAGCAGGGCCTGACCGCGCAG GTGCTTGATGCCTCGACGCTTAGTTTCAACACCaggctgaagtggtttgccatatgCTTCGTCAGTGGCATCTTCTTCTCCATCCTT GGAACTGGATTGCTGTGGCTCCCTGGAGGCATAAAGCTTTTTGCAGTGTTTTATACCTTTGGAAATATTGCTGCATTAGCCAG TACATGCTTTTTAATGGGACCCGTGAAACAACTGAAGAAAATGTTTGAAACAACGAGATTGCTTGCAACAGTTATTATGCTT CTGTGTTTCGTGCTCACCCTGTGCGCTGCCCTTTGG TGGCATAAGAAGGGGCTGGCCGTGCTGTTCTGCATCTTGCAGTTCCTCTCGATGACCTG GTATAGTCTGTCATACATCCCATACGCGAG ggatGCAGTAATTAAGTGCTGTTCTTCTCTCCTGAGCTGA